A stretch of Cucumis sativus cultivar 9930 chromosome 2, Cucumber_9930_V3, whole genome shotgun sequence DNA encodes these proteins:
- the LOC101204577 gene encoding uncharacterized protein LOC101204577 isoform X1: MGNTMGGVCSNGIVKDDFVSEKIIQASEDRKGNSYLNSEARDPNEMPEKSRSDVILLPSPPSKTGSNKVAPMNAQAGARGRAVDLWKTIGISVSNFHINSGVSTGMAPSGREISILAFEVANTISKVANLSKSLSEENIQLLKNELLQSEAIKQLISASLEELLSIAAADKRQEFGVILREIIRFGNRCKDSQWHNLDQYFSRLDSNDSSQKQAREARAALQELTVLAQNTSELYHELQALERLEQDYRRRVEEVEFLNQAGIGETLSIFQGELNVQRKLVRSFQSKCLWSRNLDEIVEKLVIVVTWINQTIIKEFGVDNTDKTLLIKDRSNGQKLGAVGLALHYANIISQINLIACRPTSIPSNMRDALYRALPTSIKIALRSRLRAVDAREEPTYYDVKTEMDKILEWLVPIAANTSKAHQSCGRIGEWATQSKEHSKGRATQNNNANRLQTLYYADKVKTELQILELVTLLHHLIHLAKHQQRRSSSLRCRSPTPKDMANTSRRIQFKSQIIRTTKDGFPTDNIPSPGQTPIRKKVLGNKKGMESYKNENKGIWTLSKAVSVSTLRSLGRV; encoded by the exons ATGGGGAACACAATGGGAGGGGTTTGTTCTAATGGAATAGTTAAGGATGATTTTGTATCTGAGAAGATAATTCAAGCATCTGAGGATCGGAAAGGGAATTCGTATTTGAATTCTGAGGCTAGGGATCCGAATGAAATGCCAGAGAAGTCTCGTTCTGATGTGATACTATTGCCTTCACCTCCGTCTAAGACTGGAAGCAATAAG GTTGCACCAATGAACGCACAAGCAGGGGCTCGCGGGAGGGCAGTTGATTTATGGAAAACAATTGGGATCAGTGTGTCAAATTTCCATATCAACAGTGGGGTTTCTACAGGCATGGCGCCTAGTGGTAGGGAGATTTCTATATTGGCTTTTGAAGTAGCAAACACAATAAGCAAAGTAgcaaatttgtcaaaatctCTCTCAGAAGAAAATATTCAGCTCCTTAAAAACGAACTATTACAATCAGAAGCGATAAAACAATTGATCTCAGCAAGTTTAGAGGAATTGCTTAGCATTGCAGCTGCTGACAAAAG GCAGGAATTTGGCGTCATCTTACGGGAGATAATACGATTTGGAAATCGGTGCAAGGATTCACAGTGGCATAATCTGGATCAATACTTTTCAAG ACTAGATTCGAATGATTCAAGTCAAAAACAAGCTCGAGAGGCCAGAGCAGCCTTACAGGAACTAACCGTTTTAGCTCAGAATACTTCT GAATTATACCACGAATTACAAGCATTGGAAAGACTTGAGCAAGATTATAGACGGAGAGTTGAGGAAGTGGAGTTCTTGAACCAAGCAGGAATAG GAGAAACTCTCTCAATCTTCCAAGGAGAACTAAACGTACAAAGAAAACTTGTAAGGAGTTTCCAAAGCAAGTGTCTTTGGTCCAGAAATCTAGATGAG ATTGTGGAAAAGCTCGTTATCGTTGTAACATggataaatcaaacaataatcaaaGAATTTGGAGTTGACAATACAG ATAAAACATTGCTTATCAAGGACAGAAGTAATGGCCAGAAACTGGGTGCCGTTGGTCTTGCTTTGCATTATGCGAACATAATCAGCCAGATAAATCTCATT gCGTGCCGTCCAACTTCCATTCCTTCAAACATGAGGGATGCATTATACCGGGCATTGCCTACAAGCATTAAAATAGCTCTGCGTTCTCGATTGCGGGCTGTGGATGCAAGAGAGGAG CCAACTTATTATGACGTCAAAACTGAAATGGATAAGATCCTTGAATGGCTTGTTCCGATTGCTGCAAACACGAGCAA AGCGCATCAATCTTGTGGCAGAATTGGAGAATGGGCAACCCAAAG TAAGGAACACAGCAAAGGCAGAGCTACACAAAACAACAATGCAAACCGCCTTCAAACGCTCTACTATGCAGACAAAGTAAAAACAGAGTTACAAATTCTTGAATTAGTCACATTGCTTCACCATCTCATCCATTTAGCAAAACACCAACAACGACGCTCCTCATCTCTCCGTTGCCGATCACCAACTCCCAAGGACATGGCAAATACTTCTCGTCGTATCCAATTCAAGAGCCAAATTATCAGAACCACCAAGGATGGATTTCCGACCGACAATATACCATCGCCCGGCCAAACTCCGATCAGAAAAAAGGTGCTCGGTAACAAAAAAGGAATGGAATCTTacaaaaatgagaataaaGGAATTTGGACGTTAAGTAAAGCAGTTTCGGTTTCAACCTTGAGGTCTCTTGGTAGAGTCTAG
- the LOC101204577 gene encoding uncharacterized protein LOC101204577 isoform X2: MGNTMGGVCSNGIVKDDFVSEKIIQASEDRKGNSYLNSEARDPNEMPEKSRSDVILLPSPPSKTGSNKVAPMNAQAGARGRAVDLWKTIGISVSNFHINSGVSTGMAPSGREISILAFEVANTISKVANLSKSLSEENIQLLKNELLQSEAIKQLISASLEELLSIAAADKRQEFGVILREIIRFGNRCKDSQWHNLDQYFSRLDSNDSSQKQAREARAALQELTVLAQNTSELYHELQALERLEQDYRRRVEEVEFLNQAGIGETLSIFQGELNVQRKLVRSFQSKCLWSRNLDEIVEKLVIVVTWINQTIIKEFGVDNTDKTLLIKDRSNGQKLGAVGLALHYANIISQINLIACRPTSIPSNMRDALYRALPTSIKIALRSRLRAVDAREESASILWQNWRMGNPKEHSKGRATQNNNANRLQTLYYADKVKTELQILELVTLLHHLIHLAKHQQRRSSSLRCRSPTPKDMANTSRRIQFKSQIIRTTKDGFPTDNIPSPGQTPIRKKVLGNKKGMESYKNENKGIWTLSKAVSVSTLRSLGRV; encoded by the exons ATGGGGAACACAATGGGAGGGGTTTGTTCTAATGGAATAGTTAAGGATGATTTTGTATCTGAGAAGATAATTCAAGCATCTGAGGATCGGAAAGGGAATTCGTATTTGAATTCTGAGGCTAGGGATCCGAATGAAATGCCAGAGAAGTCTCGTTCTGATGTGATACTATTGCCTTCACCTCCGTCTAAGACTGGAAGCAATAAG GTTGCACCAATGAACGCACAAGCAGGGGCTCGCGGGAGGGCAGTTGATTTATGGAAAACAATTGGGATCAGTGTGTCAAATTTCCATATCAACAGTGGGGTTTCTACAGGCATGGCGCCTAGTGGTAGGGAGATTTCTATATTGGCTTTTGAAGTAGCAAACACAATAAGCAAAGTAgcaaatttgtcaaaatctCTCTCAGAAGAAAATATTCAGCTCCTTAAAAACGAACTATTACAATCAGAAGCGATAAAACAATTGATCTCAGCAAGTTTAGAGGAATTGCTTAGCATTGCAGCTGCTGACAAAAG GCAGGAATTTGGCGTCATCTTACGGGAGATAATACGATTTGGAAATCGGTGCAAGGATTCACAGTGGCATAATCTGGATCAATACTTTTCAAG ACTAGATTCGAATGATTCAAGTCAAAAACAAGCTCGAGAGGCCAGAGCAGCCTTACAGGAACTAACCGTTTTAGCTCAGAATACTTCT GAATTATACCACGAATTACAAGCATTGGAAAGACTTGAGCAAGATTATAGACGGAGAGTTGAGGAAGTGGAGTTCTTGAACCAAGCAGGAATAG GAGAAACTCTCTCAATCTTCCAAGGAGAACTAAACGTACAAAGAAAACTTGTAAGGAGTTTCCAAAGCAAGTGTCTTTGGTCCAGAAATCTAGATGAG ATTGTGGAAAAGCTCGTTATCGTTGTAACATggataaatcaaacaataatcaaaGAATTTGGAGTTGACAATACAG ATAAAACATTGCTTATCAAGGACAGAAGTAATGGCCAGAAACTGGGTGCCGTTGGTCTTGCTTTGCATTATGCGAACATAATCAGCCAGATAAATCTCATT gCGTGCCGTCCAACTTCCATTCCTTCAAACATGAGGGATGCATTATACCGGGCATTGCCTACAAGCATTAAAATAGCTCTGCGTTCTCGATTGCGGGCTGTGGATGCAAGAGAGGAG AGCGCATCAATCTTGTGGCAGAATTGGAGAATGGGCAACCCAAAG GAACACAGCAAAGGCAGAGCTACACAAAACAACAATGCAAACCGCCTTCAAACGCTCTACTATGCAGACAAAGTAAAAACAGAGTTACAAATTCTTGAATTAGTCACATTGCTTCACCATCTCATCCATTTAGCAAAACACCAACAACGACGCTCCTCATCTCTCCGTTGCCGATCACCAACTCCCAAGGACATGGCAAATACTTCTCGTCGTATCCAATTCAAGAGCCAAATTATCAGAACCACCAAGGATGGATTTCCGACCGACAATATACCATCGCCCGGCCAAACTCCGATCAGAAAAAAGGTGCTCGGTAACAAAAAAGGAATGGAATCTTacaaaaatgagaataaaGGAATTTGGACGTTAAGTAAAGCAGTTTCGGTTTCAACCTTGAGGTCTCTTGGTAGAGTCTAG
- the LOC101204094 gene encoding thaumatin-like protein 1b: MAVTGTQFLLAILNLLLLVPGGFSTSFTFVNKCDFTVWPGILSNGGVPPLLTTGFSLQSGESKTLPAPASWGGRFWGRTLCSEDSTGKFSCATGDCGSNKLECAGNGATPPATLAEFTLDGSGGLDFFDVSLVDGYNLPMIVVPQGGSGDNCTSTGCVVDLNGACPSELRVTSADGREGVACKSACDAFNQPQYCCTGAYQTPDTCQPSMYSQIFKKACPRAYSYAYDDKTSTFTCASADYVITFCPSPNTSQKSSEAQNSPATANPSSGGDGSMVYEGASLIQTDAAPPRVVGVSAISTVAIGWLWQQMFHF, from the exons ATGGCGGTGACTGGAACTCAATTTTTATTGGCCATTCTAAATCTGCTGCTGTTGGTACCGG GTGGGTTTTCGACGAGCTTTACTTTTGTGAACAAATGTGATTTCACGGTTTGGCCGGGGATTCTGTCCAACGGCGGCGTTCCACCGCTTCTCACTACAGGCTTCTCTCTTCAGAGTGGAGAGTCGAAGACGCTACCGGCGCCGGCGTCTTGGGGCGGGCGTTTCTGGGGGAGAACACTCTGTTCTGAAGATTCCACCGGGAAATTCTCTTGCGCTACTGGCGACTGTGGCTCTAACAAATTAGAGTGTGCTGGAAACGGCGCAACCCCACCGGCTACTCTTGCGGAGTTCACTCTGGACGGCTCTGGCGGGCTTGATTTCTTCGACGTCAGTCTGGTGGACGGTTACAATCTTCCGATGATAGTTGTGCCTCAGGGTGGTTCCGGCGATAACTGCACGAGTACCGGCTGTGTTGTGGATCTCAATGGTGCGTGTCCATCAGAGCTGCGCGTGACGAGTGCCGACGGAAGAGAAGGCGTCGCGTGTAAAAGCGCGTGTGATGCTTTCAACCAACCACAGTATTGCTGCACAGGCGCGTACCAAACACCGGACACTTGTCAGCCGTCGATGTACTCTCAGATATTCAAGAAAGCGTGCCCACGCGCTTACAGCTACGCGTACGATGATAAGACGAGCACTTTCACATGCGCCAGTGCTGATTATGTCATTACATTCTGTCCATCGCCAAACACCAG TCAAAAGTCATCGGAAGCACAGAATTCACCGGCGACAGCGAACCCATCTTCCGGCGGAGACGGTTCAATGGTATACGAAGGTGCATCATTGATCCAAACCGACGCAGCACCGCCGAGAGTAGTCGGGGTATCAGCGATCAGTACGGTGGCGATTGGGTGGTTGTGGCAGCAGATGTTCCACTTCTGA
- the LOC101204577 gene encoding uncharacterized protein LOC101204577 isoform X3 — protein MGNTMGGVCSNGIVKDDFVSEKIIQASEDRKGNSYLNSEARDPNEMPEKSRSDVILLPSPPSKTGSNKVAPMNAQAGARGRAVDLWKTIGISVSNFHINSGVSTGMAPSGREISILAFEVANTISKVANLSKSLSEENIQLLKNELLQSEAIKQLISASLEELLSIAAADKRQEFGVILREIIRFGNRCKDSQWHNLDQYFSRLDSNDSSQKQAREARAALQELTVLAQNTSELYHELQALERLEQDYRRRVEEVEFLNQAGIGETLSIFQGELNVQRKLVRSFQSKCLWSRNLDEIVEKLVIVVTWINQTIIKEFGVDNTDKTLLIKDRSNGQKLGAVGLALHYANIISQINLIACRPTSIPSNMRDALYRALPTSIKIALRSRLRAVDAREEPTYYDVKTEMDKILEWLVPIAANTSKAHQSCGRIGEWATQRNTAKAELHKTTMQTAFKRSTMQTK, from the exons ATGGGGAACACAATGGGAGGGGTTTGTTCTAATGGAATAGTTAAGGATGATTTTGTATCTGAGAAGATAATTCAAGCATCTGAGGATCGGAAAGGGAATTCGTATTTGAATTCTGAGGCTAGGGATCCGAATGAAATGCCAGAGAAGTCTCGTTCTGATGTGATACTATTGCCTTCACCTCCGTCTAAGACTGGAAGCAATAAG GTTGCACCAATGAACGCACAAGCAGGGGCTCGCGGGAGGGCAGTTGATTTATGGAAAACAATTGGGATCAGTGTGTCAAATTTCCATATCAACAGTGGGGTTTCTACAGGCATGGCGCCTAGTGGTAGGGAGATTTCTATATTGGCTTTTGAAGTAGCAAACACAATAAGCAAAGTAgcaaatttgtcaaaatctCTCTCAGAAGAAAATATTCAGCTCCTTAAAAACGAACTATTACAATCAGAAGCGATAAAACAATTGATCTCAGCAAGTTTAGAGGAATTGCTTAGCATTGCAGCTGCTGACAAAAG GCAGGAATTTGGCGTCATCTTACGGGAGATAATACGATTTGGAAATCGGTGCAAGGATTCACAGTGGCATAATCTGGATCAATACTTTTCAAG ACTAGATTCGAATGATTCAAGTCAAAAACAAGCTCGAGAGGCCAGAGCAGCCTTACAGGAACTAACCGTTTTAGCTCAGAATACTTCT GAATTATACCACGAATTACAAGCATTGGAAAGACTTGAGCAAGATTATAGACGGAGAGTTGAGGAAGTGGAGTTCTTGAACCAAGCAGGAATAG GAGAAACTCTCTCAATCTTCCAAGGAGAACTAAACGTACAAAGAAAACTTGTAAGGAGTTTCCAAAGCAAGTGTCTTTGGTCCAGAAATCTAGATGAG ATTGTGGAAAAGCTCGTTATCGTTGTAACATggataaatcaaacaataatcaaaGAATTTGGAGTTGACAATACAG ATAAAACATTGCTTATCAAGGACAGAAGTAATGGCCAGAAACTGGGTGCCGTTGGTCTTGCTTTGCATTATGCGAACATAATCAGCCAGATAAATCTCATT gCGTGCCGTCCAACTTCCATTCCTTCAAACATGAGGGATGCATTATACCGGGCATTGCCTACAAGCATTAAAATAGCTCTGCGTTCTCGATTGCGGGCTGTGGATGCAAGAGAGGAG CCAACTTATTATGACGTCAAAACTGAAATGGATAAGATCCTTGAATGGCTTGTTCCGATTGCTGCAAACACGAGCAA AGCGCATCAATCTTGTGGCAGAATTGGAGAATGGGCAACCCAAAG GAACACAGCAAAGGCAGAGCTACACAAAACAACAATGCAAACCGCCTTCAAACGCTCTACTATGCAGACAAAGTAA
- the LOC101204577 gene encoding uncharacterized protein LOC101204577 isoform X4: MGNTMGGVCSNGIVKDDFVSEKIIQASEDRKGNSYLNSEARDPNEMPEKSRSDVILLPSPPSKTGSNKVAPMNAQAGARGRAVDLWKTIGISVSNFHINSGVSTGMAPSGREISILAFEVANTISKVANLSKSLSEENIQLLKNELLQSEAIKQLISASLEELLSIAAADKRQEFGVILREIIRFGNRCKDSQWHNLDQYFSRLDSNDSSQKQAREARAALQELTVLAQNTSELYHELQALERLEQDYRRRVEEVEFLNQAGIGETLSIFQGELNVQRKLVRSFQSKCLWSRNLDEIVEKLVIVVTWINQTIIKEFGVDNTDKTLLIKDRSNGQKLGAVGLALHYANIISQINLIACRPTSIPSNMRDALYRALPTSIKIALRSRLRAVDAREESASILWQNWRMGNPK, from the exons ATGGGGAACACAATGGGAGGGGTTTGTTCTAATGGAATAGTTAAGGATGATTTTGTATCTGAGAAGATAATTCAAGCATCTGAGGATCGGAAAGGGAATTCGTATTTGAATTCTGAGGCTAGGGATCCGAATGAAATGCCAGAGAAGTCTCGTTCTGATGTGATACTATTGCCTTCACCTCCGTCTAAGACTGGAAGCAATAAG GTTGCACCAATGAACGCACAAGCAGGGGCTCGCGGGAGGGCAGTTGATTTATGGAAAACAATTGGGATCAGTGTGTCAAATTTCCATATCAACAGTGGGGTTTCTACAGGCATGGCGCCTAGTGGTAGGGAGATTTCTATATTGGCTTTTGAAGTAGCAAACACAATAAGCAAAGTAgcaaatttgtcaaaatctCTCTCAGAAGAAAATATTCAGCTCCTTAAAAACGAACTATTACAATCAGAAGCGATAAAACAATTGATCTCAGCAAGTTTAGAGGAATTGCTTAGCATTGCAGCTGCTGACAAAAG GCAGGAATTTGGCGTCATCTTACGGGAGATAATACGATTTGGAAATCGGTGCAAGGATTCACAGTGGCATAATCTGGATCAATACTTTTCAAG ACTAGATTCGAATGATTCAAGTCAAAAACAAGCTCGAGAGGCCAGAGCAGCCTTACAGGAACTAACCGTTTTAGCTCAGAATACTTCT GAATTATACCACGAATTACAAGCATTGGAAAGACTTGAGCAAGATTATAGACGGAGAGTTGAGGAAGTGGAGTTCTTGAACCAAGCAGGAATAG GAGAAACTCTCTCAATCTTCCAAGGAGAACTAAACGTACAAAGAAAACTTGTAAGGAGTTTCCAAAGCAAGTGTCTTTGGTCCAGAAATCTAGATGAG ATTGTGGAAAAGCTCGTTATCGTTGTAACATggataaatcaaacaataatcaaaGAATTTGGAGTTGACAATACAG ATAAAACATTGCTTATCAAGGACAGAAGTAATGGCCAGAAACTGGGTGCCGTTGGTCTTGCTTTGCATTATGCGAACATAATCAGCCAGATAAATCTCATT gCGTGCCGTCCAACTTCCATTCCTTCAAACATGAGGGATGCATTATACCGGGCATTGCCTACAAGCATTAAAATAGCTCTGCGTTCTCGATTGCGGGCTGTGGATGCAAGAGAGGAG AGCGCATCAATCTTGTGGCAGAATTGGAGAATGGGCAACCCAAAG TAA